One part of the Candidatus Bathyarchaeota archaeon genome encodes these proteins:
- a CDS encoding ATP-binding protein has translation MKEAFAEFVKEKLEPRTLLITCGLPASYKTETSEQIAKIKGYTILRSDLIRLEVLKNEDIFDVKVAGNMNKRLSVYDELFKRADELAKKDTEGGMILDATFVTQELRERAAEIAAKNNLTFVVLQTSCPQEVSLSRISRRTKEKYESNALTPEAYLANKSKFEPVDVEALKAKFPKLRITHLTVDTCHDEKEQWYIVAQEKR, from the coding sequence ATGAAAGAAGCTTTTGCAGAATTTGTTAAAGAAAAACTGGAACCAAGAACTCTTCTGATAACCTGTGGGTTGCCGGCAAGCTACAAAACCGAAACCTCAGAGCAAATCGCCAAAATCAAAGGCTACACCATCCTACGCAGCGACCTAATTCGCCTCGAAGTCCTCAAAAACGAAGATATCTTCGACGTGAAAGTCGCGGGGAACATGAACAAGCGCCTATCCGTCTACGATGAACTCTTTAAACGCGCAGACGAGCTAGCCAAAAAAGACACAGAGGGCGGCATGATATTAGACGCTACCTTCGTCACCCAGGAACTGCGGGAACGCGCCGCTGAAATCGCCGCGAAAAACAACCTGACTTTTGTGGTATTGCAGACCAGTTGTCCACAGGAGGTTTCGCTGTCCCGGATAAGCAGGCGCACCAAAGAAAAATATGAATCCAACGCCCTCACCCCCGAAGCCTACTTGGCTAACAAAAGCAAATTCGAACCCGTCGATGTGGAAGCGCTTAAAGCCAAGTTTCCGAAGCTCAGAATCACCCATTTAACCGTCGACACCTGCCACGACGAAAAAGAACAATGGTACATCGTCGCCCAAGAAAAAAGGTAG